Proteins from a genomic interval of Streptomyces sp. NBC_01445:
- a CDS encoding YhjD/YihY/BrkB family envelope integrity protein, producing the protein MRDDSARGGLTGTLAKVARWGAARAGELRERLPFITRLTRQMVDVSLLDSSTRLAAQAFLTAIPVLFVIAAFAPTGVRDRLIESATYALGLSGPALDQVRQVFGTPDDTARDTSGAVGILVTLLSATSCSRALQRVCERSWHVRPAGLRLIAWRWLVWLLVWLSALMVQGLLSEGFGLGPWLGLPLSFASSTLLWWWTQHMLLGSRVPWLPLLPGAVLTGTGVVVLAWASRFYMPLTLNRSVSEFGPLGLVFTLLSWLIALFTVVCVGIATGYVLAHEPPLARRLGTPPPG; encoded by the coding sequence ATGAGGGACGACAGCGCGCGCGGCGGTCTCACCGGGACTCTGGCCAAGGTCGCGCGGTGGGGCGCCGCGCGAGCCGGTGAGCTGCGGGAGCGGCTGCCGTTCATCACACGCCTGACCCGGCAGATGGTGGACGTGAGTCTCCTCGACTCCTCGACGCGACTGGCCGCGCAGGCCTTCCTGACGGCGATCCCCGTGCTCTTCGTCATCGCCGCGTTCGCCCCGACCGGTGTGCGCGACCGCCTCATCGAGTCGGCCACGTACGCGCTCGGCCTGTCCGGCCCCGCCCTCGACCAGGTCCGGCAGGTGTTCGGGACGCCCGACGACACCGCACGCGACACCTCGGGGGCCGTCGGCATCCTCGTCACGCTGCTCTCGGCAACCTCGTGCAGCCGCGCCCTGCAACGCGTGTGCGAACGCTCCTGGCACGTTCGGCCCGCCGGCCTGCGCCTCATCGCGTGGCGGTGGCTGGTGTGGCTGCTGGTGTGGCTGTCCGCGCTGATGGTCCAGGGGCTGCTGAGCGAAGGGTTCGGGCTGGGCCCGTGGCTCGGCCTGCCGCTGTCGTTCGCGTCGAGCACCCTGCTGTGGTGGTGGACGCAGCACATGCTGCTCGGCAGCCGCGTGCCGTGGCTGCCACTGCTGCCCGGCGCCGTCCTGACCGGCACGGGCGTGGTCGTGCTCGCCTGGGCGTCACGCTTCTACATGCCGCTCACCCTGAACCGCTCAGTGTCCGAGTTCGGCCCCCTCGGCCTCGTGTTCACGCTCCTCTCGTGGCTCATCGCACTGTTCACGGTCGTGTGCGTGGGGATCGCCACGGGGTACGTCCTCGCCCATGAACCGCCCCTCGCCCGCCGCCTCGGAACGCCGCCGCCCGGGTGA
- a CDS encoding LURP-one-related/scramblase family protein yields MRYEVRERLFAVGEDYWIEDEQGHKAFLVDGKAMRLRDTFELKGPDGRVLIDIHEKMFALRDTMVIERGDEALAKIKRKRLSLLRNHYRVELIDGTELDVSGKILDREFVVEYDGEMLAHISRRWLRVRDTYGVDVIREDADPALIIAVAVCVIHLAEKERGED; encoded by the coding sequence ATGAGATACGAAGTTCGAGAGCGGCTCTTCGCGGTGGGCGAGGACTACTGGATCGAGGACGAGCAGGGCCACAAGGCCTTCCTCGTCGACGGCAAGGCGATGCGTCTGCGGGACACCTTCGAGCTGAAGGGGCCCGACGGGCGGGTGCTCATCGACATCCACGAGAAGATGTTCGCCCTGCGCGACACGATGGTCATCGAGCGCGGCGACGAGGCCCTCGCCAAGATCAAGCGCAAGCGCCTGTCACTGCTACGGAACCACTACCGGGTCGAACTGATCGACGGCACCGAACTCGACGTCAGCGGAAAGATCCTCGACCGCGAGTTCGTCGTCGAGTACGACGGCGAGATGCTCGCCCACATCTCCCGCCGCTGGCTACGGGTCCGCGACACGTACGGCGTCGACGTCATCCGCGAGGACGCGGACCCGGCGCTGATCATCGCCGTCGCGGTGTGCGTGATCCACCTGGCGGAGAAGGAGCGGGGGGAGGACTGA
- a CDS encoding carbon-nitrogen family hydrolase, whose amino-acid sequence MRASLIQIRVDDDESPNSRRLRAASMVRDQAGSADLVVLPELWTTGAFAYEAFATEAEPLEGPTYEAMAKAASDAGVWLHAGTIPERDPDGPLYNTALVFSPDGELAAAYRKIHRFGFDKGEAVLMGAGEELVTVRLPETVLGVTTCYDLRFPELYRGLVDRGAETLLVSAGWPERRRAHWTLLAQARAVENQAYVLACGTAGTHAGVPQAGHSVVVDPWGQIIGEAGAGEEVLTVEFDGAAVAGTRERFPALKDRRLGLEPPRR is encoded by the coding sequence GTGCGCGCCTCGCTCATCCAGATCCGTGTAGATGATGACGAATCGCCCAATTCCCGTCGGCTGCGCGCCGCTTCGATGGTGCGGGATCAAGCCGGGTCCGCCGACCTCGTCGTCCTCCCCGAGCTGTGGACCACCGGCGCCTTCGCCTACGAGGCCTTCGCGACCGAGGCGGAGCCCCTGGAAGGCCCGACGTACGAGGCGATGGCGAAGGCCGCGAGCGACGCCGGCGTCTGGCTGCACGCGGGCACGATCCCCGAGCGTGACCCCGACGGGCCGCTCTACAACACCGCGCTCGTCTTCTCCCCGGACGGTGAACTCGCCGCCGCCTACCGCAAGATCCACCGTTTCGGCTTCGACAAGGGCGAGGCCGTGCTGATGGGCGCGGGCGAAGAACTCGTCACCGTACGCCTGCCGGAGACCGTCCTCGGCGTCACCACTTGCTACGACCTGCGCTTCCCCGAGCTGTACCGGGGCCTCGTCGACCGGGGCGCAGAAACGCTCCTCGTCTCCGCCGGCTGGCCCGAGCGGCGCCGCGCGCACTGGACGCTGCTCGCCCAGGCGCGCGCCGTCGAGAACCAGGCGTACGTCCTGGCCTGCGGCACCGCCGGTACGCACGCGGGGGTGCCGCAGGCCGGGCACAGCGTCGTCGTGGACCCCTGGGGCCAGATCATCGGGGAGGCGGGCGCCGGCGAGGAGGTGCTCACGGTCGAGTTCGACGGGGCGGCCGTCGCGGGGACCCGCGAGCGGTTCCCGGCGCTCAAGGACCGGAGGCTGGGGCTGGAGCCGCCTCGACGGTGA